The Bombus vancouverensis nearcticus chromosome 5, iyBomVanc1_principal, whole genome shotgun sequence genome segment ttttcattattttgacATATTGCAAACTTATGAGCTTAAAAAGGAtcaatatatttgtatatatatatttatggtatgattgtttttatatatataagaaatttACGTTTATTAAAAGCTACTTAATATCTAATTGATATTTAATagttacaatttaaatttcgaAAGCTAATAAGACTTTTTTACTGTTATCAGATTCTAgtaatattttctcattttcaaaATGTCTATGTATCGTAAATACTCATAATTTTTGTTTATGACATTccagaaaattatatttatattgcaTTGGATTGACTGCCATAttcaaaattgttttaaatgtttttttGTATACATCAAATAATAGCTTGTTTcataattgttatatatatatgtgatttGCTGTTATAATCTTTAGCAATACTCAATATTCTGTTCATGTACTTTTACgcttttactaatatataaaaaaagttttatgaatatatacataaatgtaaaataataaacaatgtATATCTATATCTGAATTCAGTAAAATTAAGATATGATTGTTTCAAAATCTTATAAATTGTTGATTATATTGTAGACCTTTTTGTTTTATCAGTGCTACTTCGTTTAGATTGGCAAATAATtaattgtatgtatatttattatcaaTCTACATGAATCGTTAAGCTCTACCACATTTAAAAACATCAAATTTACGAAAACCTGTGAAAattccattattaatatatacttaatatatttactattaatgatatatttataaataccgTTTCCCGATTTTGAGGGATATTATTTCGTGTGTGTCTTAAGCAATCCTTTGAATTGATAATAGAATATAGAGCAAAAATAGTAAAAGCattatgttataatatataaacaataaaattagattaCTATAAAGTATATAAGAAATCATCCAATTTCTGactataattatatacaataatacCAGGTCTgtcaaaatattcatttttgccTAAGAAATTTGTCTATCCGTTGTGATGAATTTTTGATATAATTGGCATTACAATGTAAGAATGATTTTCCTCATTTTATATGTGCATATACATGTAATCTCACGTGCACAAATGCATGTACAATGAACATACAgtgcatatacatatgtatcatACACAAAGTTAGCGTTGCCTAATCATAGTATGTGATTAGTTAATAAcaatgaattattaaataaaaaatgaaatagatTATGTAAACGTGCAAATTTCTAAATAGACATACATTTACAATCTCTCTTGTGTCATTGAGAATAACTGTATATAATCTGTATTTGAGCATGTATAACTGTGTATGTTATTGATCATGATATGTAAATATACgcatgatatatatatatatataatgcatatataaaaatacctgTATCTGTGTTGGTGCAATTTTGCACAGAAGTCAGCTTAAgtcgaatataaatataaaataaagaatatatcaAATTAAAAGCTAAATAAATGATTAAGATAAATCATTTACGATTTATTAGTTGTACGTTTTCGTATTAATTCTAATATGATACATAAGCAATTAATGTTAAAAAAAGTTATGATCTTCCTATAATTACATCTATCTTCgttctatatattatttttttcaaatcaattaacattaatgtacatgttattttTACTTTCATGTGTAATAATTGAAACGACGCACGGTTGGAAGGATTAAAATTCAGTTTTTCTATTGTCTTGATTTtagatatgaaatatatatacatagatgtaaataacaataaaagtgATTCTTTTATCTTTAGAATAATTGATATTCAAAATCAACGCATACACGGATTTATTACTATAGAACTTAATTTTGTGTAAAATTTTAGGAAATTAACAAAACAGGGACAATTTTGAGAATAATGTCAACATTTATTACACAATAAcccatttattatttttttaatacaatattttttgtaaGAAAATTCAAAACTTGTTTGGGTTAGAATTGATTGGAATGAAACATTTGCATCATTTAAGATGCATCAAattacaaatagaatttttagtAACAGCAAATTTCCACTCGAATGAGTTTCATAGGGCTGTATACTTAAAAAATTCTGTCATTATTTAATGCATCTTGTTTGCTAATTTTTAACGGATCGTGAATGAGTTGGAAATGGTATATAATTCATGAATTATACAATGACAGTTCTGTAGTCCTACTAAAAAGCTGTGATAGATCTTAGATTGATATTCATATATGTGCTAATTAAAGAAGAGGAAATAACAATCAGTAATCTAAGTCTATACACTACAACATATTAGTATTATTGTAAAGTTAATGTCAAAAGAatgattaataaatttaataaaaatgagtaaatataactataatagataaaaatagattatttgaTAAGACCCTTAGCTCTAAATAAATCTCTCATCAAACCCTTTAAGTACCCAATTTCTCGTTGTAAATCTGTTACTTGAGTTTTCAGTTTTTCATTGTATTCAGTGAGCTCACGTTCTTCAcctaatatatcttttatttcttgCTTTTTTTTCTGCCTGTACCGTGTTGCCGCATTTTTATTTTGCTCTttttttcgaacttttttatcTTCGATCGATGGACGGGAATAAGGTTTCTGACGATTCTTCGTTGAAGCACATGTAGATTGTTTCGCACTCTTTTTTTCGGATTCTAAAATCCAATCTGGATCGTCAACGGAATCTTCCGATGAAATGTAGCTACCACCTGAGCTAGTACAAGGACTAGATGGTGGAATATCTTCTGTATACAACCGTACATATTCGTCTACAACAGCTAAGTCATGTGCAACATCCTCCAATGGTACACTTTTTGGATGCCATTGTACAGGTACTTCATTTACATACGATTTTTCCTCTGGAACTGCTATGTCATATATGGGTTGATGATTAGGATATAATGGTTGTACAGGTTGTAAAGTAACAAGTAATTGGGTATCCACATTTAATGGTTTATGTGGTGGAGGTGATTGAGGAGGTGTAAGTGTGGAACTTGATGAAGGGACTATTTGATGACAAGCTTCTACATCTTCCAAAACGGTTTCAAACTCTTGTAAGAGAGTTTGTGTGTCATCATGATGGAGAGGAgcttttggaatttcattataTGTTGTTGTTTTGATTTGTCCAGTTTCAGCAACTGAGAGTTCCTCAAAAATAGGTAATTCTATCTTCTCCTCTAACCAATCTGAAAAAGGCTCTGTAAAAAATGAATCATTTTATCAAATACAAATAGATACCATTTagttttgtaattaatttatatgTACAAATAAAAAACAGAAACTGGAGAGAACAGATAACAGTAAATTTGTGCTCTCTTTTTTTTACAGATCTGAATCATAGGAATTTtatatcattaaaaatattgatagcatattaaattttgataaataGCAGTATTTACatgaatttattttatcaaatatatttgtaattttgtgatcaaaattattagaaaaatatgatGAAAGATGTCTCAAGCAAATATATTAACAACTTATTAATCTTCTGAACATGAAAGTAAatagataaaaattgaaaacaatACTTGTGTAACTTGTTAACTTAGGAGTTAACAGTACTTTTACTTGTATCTTGCATAAAGAATAAGTAGGAGTGGTACATTgatgtatatataatttcatGGACGTTACTAGTTTAACTAGAAAAACAAGTTCTTGATTTGCAATTTCTTTGGCTTCTAACACGACAACCAATACTAATACATTAGTAGCATGGTTATGTAGAGCATAATTGTTATCGAAGATATAATATACTTCTCAGTAATGTCTGAAGGTGTcttcaaaaattgaaaaaaagatccactttttctttgaaatttaagtttacaaattaaatttgtaaataaaaaaatcaatgGAAAGTTTTGAGATGTAGCCAGATTCGATTTTCTTTGTTTGtcacatttcaattttcttgttCAGTTTCCAGATAAGTAAAATTCGATTGTCAAGGGAAATATCAAAAAAATTTCTACATCAAAACTTAGTCTACAAACAAATCCTATCTCCTAATTCTTGTTGGATCTTGGATCAGAGTCTAACTTTAAATGTTATCTTCATTTAAATACAGAGGGCATGGGGTTAGATAAGAATGTCCTCTTTTTATTGTAAGGAGTTGTTGTAAATATTACTATTTTGCCactaaaaaatgataaaataaaataactttaagtaaatttattcaaaaataaattctgAAGTTCGATTTCTGGTTTTTAAAATAGCATAAATTATTCTCCACCTTTATATATTATCATGATAAAGTattaaatgatttaaaaatacgaatatAAATGATTTAAATATTTGGCATACTTCTTTTTTACGCTATATAATaaatactaatttaaatataagtcCGAGACTTGAGAAAATGTTgtgtataatatcaaaaatatatttttccaaattaAAAAGTCAATCatcgaaaataaatttatagttACGCGCGGTCAATAACGTTACACATAATGTATAACTAAAGAAATTTTAAGTTATAGACGAATTTAACAATGTAGTAATTTCATAACAATTGTTTGTAGACATCGATAGATTCGATCCAATTCTGTTATTCGATTATAAGAACAATGTGGCAACAGCGTTCTGATATGCGtaataaagatattttttcATTGGAGCGAATgctagaaagagagaggaaatgAAACAAGCGAAAGGAAACGTACCACTGTAACATATAGCAGCCATTATCACGTGTGTCTGTTTTCGCCTAAATTCttatttaaaagaaagaaaagaggggGGGTATACATGTgttataattaaatgaaataaaaaaactgtttttttaataaatatggtGGTTTTCGTCGACGTAAAGCAGCCAAGTCCACCAATGGGACGCGAATCGTACCGATTCAACGTCTTTTTACAAGTTTTTGGGAGTTGACAATGATTTCTCGGTTCCACGTGTAGCGATATGCGAACTGCATGCTATTATACAACATTAGCACACTCCAGCATCGAGAAGCTAGGCCTTTTTCTCCGTTCACTTTTAAAGGTGCCAGTATTgataaaattcttgttctagACACGAATCTTTTTAACTATTATATGCATATTATCCAGTTTCGTTGGTTGTATTTCTTGCGATCAATTTAAATTATACGATCATGGGATACTACGCACTTCACCAATCACTTGTCATCGATTATCGATCAATATGATCAATTAAAAATCACCATAAACGATGGTTTCAGTCCGACGGAAACtggtttgaaatttaatatttatcagtTTATGTAGTTCGGAGTTCCACTATCGATCGAAACAAATATTGTGAGCACGTGCAATAGGCTAACGTATGTTATGAAAAACTCACATTCGAAATGAATTCGATTTTGTCTTTTTCAAATGAATAATGTTTATAGACGTTTAAAACTTAAATACAATACTGTATATGATTCACAATAAAGTATTAAACAGTCAATTTTCTCGGCTGTTTAGATCACTGACATCGTCGACGACTCACGTTTCAAATTATAATGAACGTGACAGATTCTACTACACTGAGAGAGATAGAAATCTTTCTTAACTCGTATAGAAAAACGATTTTTCCCAGATTAttgataaatataaaacaataacaAAATGTATTAAGTTTGTCAAACGATCGAGTATCGATAGGAAATTGACTTGTAATGAAACTAATAGACAGAATCGTACGATCAGCTTGCAATACTGCGAGAGACCACTCCTGCTTATCTTTGGACTTTCCCCTCTGACGCCCCTACTCCAACACCGTTAAAACACACGTCATTCCCCTATCGGCCTTCAACCAAAGCCGTTTGTATAGAGGTTAACCAGTTTGTCCCACTCTCCTTtccagaaaaaaagaaaggaaaataagatacaTGGTAGAGGAAGTGAGAAGAACGAAAGCGATAGGAATACATCGACAATGCAGCCGGATAAAACGCTAACATTTGATTTCTATGCTTTAAGTGCACACAATTTTGAAAACTACAGGACACTAGTTTAATAAATGCAATAATTGCAATTAGACggtttatatataaaatattttatatatataaatcaattAGAAATATTCGTTCTTCACATTCACATATGGTTCGTTTTGGACATAGCATATTACAGTAATTTTAGATTTATGTCAATTCTACTTATCCTCAAAGTAATTCAAGCATAAAAAAGTCTAAAATACAGTTGAGGAAACATGCATTTTTTAAACCAACATATAGGTCTctacataaatatttttgctTGCAAAATACGTGCTTTTTAAGTACATAATTTGATgtttatataaaacaattttgtCTTTCCATTATACTTAAAATGAAAGTTGCAGTAGTTTACATTGTACTGATTATAAACTTGAATTAGTAGATTACATTTATGTTTAGAATGTCTAAATCTAAatctaaaaaaaatattttgatatagtAACTGATTACAAAAATGAGACGTAAGATATACGAGCAATATGATCCTaaacttttaatatttctaattcATTTGTTCATAAATTAATGTGTATAGGCTTATTATAAGGTCAATACAGTTTGTAAGAATTTTATATGAATATTCTTACCTTCTTTAATCCATTCATCTAATTTTTCCAGAAGTTTTGTAGCCACTTGTGCACGAGTAGGATGGTCCTCATATGCAGCAGGTGTAGCAACTTCTTTAGTAGGATCTACAGATTTATCATCAAATAAAAACCAATCATCTTCAAATTCATTCGACAGTGTCCCACTAGGGGATACTGGCTCGAACTTCCATAGCCAACTTTCCTGGTCCTGATTGGATGTCATTGTCGTTATAGTCCCAATCAAGATGTGttaaaaaaagatgaaaagaaatttGTGTCGGCTGTGCGACGTAGCTCAAAATGAGCGCCATATTGGCtctgaaaatattaaatatgtattaagGATAATGTAAACAAATACATATGACAAATTGAATAATTCTGTGTTATTAAATGCATTTTGTtccttattaaatatttcaagtatGATATAAGGAGACACcttattatttgaaatttgaattgCAAATTCTAAaacagaagaaaataaaaacataaTGGAAACATAATGTGAGACatgaaaaatgaattatttattaatcggAGACTATTAATAAATTACATCATCTATACACGTAATTGTATCGTTTATTCGTTACATAAGTTAaagcaataaaatataaaatgtgagAAAAATGATCAATTACATCTTCATGACGCAACATTAGATCATGTCATCTGGCCAAATTTTTTGATCATGTTTCGTGACTTAATCGTGCCATAACCTGATTTTGGAACGTAATGTGTAATAGTAACGTAACATTGAGGGAAAAAGATGCATATTAGTTGGTGAAAGGAGTGTTTTTTAAGTTTAAGCGATCTATGGTAGTCCCGGACCTCGGGCATGGATACGATCCACAAAATGGCAGACATATCGTACAATGATCCGAATATCGAATACAAAATTAGTTTTTTTTGgataataaatattacttaCTCCATGATTAATTAGTCGTGTCGGCACACTTGCGTGTGCAAGCTGTTTCGTGAACTACTGACTCATCTTGCTCGTGATgcgaaatatagaaaatattcaaacgTCTTTCCTTTGTGACACATGGATGGCGAATGAGCGTCTCTTTCGGAGAATTTGACCGCTGAGGTCACGTGATTAGGGAATGCGTACGCAAAGGTGCTCAGTTTGAATCATTTTCATGGATTTTCTGCGCAGGTTATGTTACTGCGATATCgtatattttctctttttttttactttctatGCGTATTGTTATAATTACTACTTTGATTTGACAGTATTATAactctatatataattattaaaaatttagtggtagtttttaaatgtaatataaaatacattataatttaaatgtttTCGTCGCAAATTAAAAGAACTGTGGCTTAATGATTTATAGGACACGTGTTATCTCTCGATAAAATATGTTTACGcgtatctttttatattttttattttataatcattaaactttattattcgAAAAAGAAATATGACTTAGTGCAGAGATTGAGATGGCAACTCTTAAGGCAATGCAACACAAATGGAGAATGAAAGGGATATTTTGCAATACTTAACATAAATAACGAACAGATATTTTCAATTTGATAAAAAACATTTATTATGTAATCATACTTTCTAAAACACATTTATGAGTGGTTGTTTCGAAATACGCGGGAATTTTAATCCTTGACAATGAATTTCATATTCCTCTATGTGATTAGTCAAGTAATTAATAAGAAATCATATCAAATACATGAAATAATGATATTTCTTTGCACTTCGTACATCTTGTACAtcatatatctatgtatattaGGACTCAACTTCGTAACAATtatcaaatatacatatactctTGACAACTCTTTGACAACTACACGTTGTCTGGTGGTTAGTTACTTCTTTTCTGCTTGAAATAGTCATTCCTTAAAGTCTTATTCATAAACATTCcaaatattattcttatttgTACCGGTAAAAGTAGTACAATGATCTTCTGAATCCCGTGGTTCCAATAGCCTGTACTGGAATTTGTCTTTCCAAGCGTATTAATCGCATTTTTGGCATATGTCGTCGTACTGGGAATAAAAATACTAGATACCTgtaacgttattaattaattacaaccATTATCTGCAAATTAATTCACTTATTTTCACGTATTTATCTTCGATTTACCTGTAATCGATCGCTGAACGCGTTTATCTTTGTATTTACGAAAAACGGGGTCAAATGCTGTACAGTTATTCCACATTTGGAATATTCGGCTCTGAGTGCCTCAGAAAAGCTTTTGATGTAAATCTTTGTTGCTGCGTACACGGTCATTAATGGCAATGGTTGAAATTCCGAACCGGATGATATGTTAACGATAGCGCCTTTTCCACGTTTTTGCATTTGTCCGATGACTATTCGTGTCATTAATGTAGTAGCTCCAACGTTGACATTGATGATATCCCATAATGTGTCTTCTGGGACTTCTCCAACATACATCGGATAACTATACTGCGTACCTACGTTGTTTACTACAACGTTGAACTAGGATTATATTTATAACCAGACGAGCATTTTATTTTACGTTAACGACTTCCAACAAATAAATATCATGTTGCGTAGAAAGCAAAATTTATAAACGGATTCATAAATGATACATAAATGATGAGGATGTCTCAGTTACCTAAAATACCAATTGGAATATCTTTCAGTTGTTTTGCAAGCTCCTCAAAAATTTCTTTGCCTTTGCTGAAATCCGCCACGATCACCTCTATTTTGATCGTCGGATTCTCTtccataatttcattttttgttttctccaATTTCTCTAGAGTACGACTGATTAGCACCAGGTTTATTCCTTTTGCAGCCAACTCTTTTGCGTAAGCTTTGCCAATCCCATCGGTGGACCCGGTTACGACTTAAACGAAATATTTCTCAATATTTGACGAATACATACGTTATATATTTGAGTAATTCTTACCTGCCCAATCGCCGAACTTTGCTCGTAGATCAACTGGTTTCGAATTAATTATCGGCACGAGGATTTCCCATAGCGCGCCACAAATTCTGCTTGCAGAATTTGAAAACGACCACAACACCAGCACAATGAAGAATAGCCAGAATACAACTTGTAGCATTTCCCTTTGAAGTAATTATCTCGTTTTATAGTTCCGAACAAAATGATAGGAGGTTGTTGTCtgcaaaatattttatgttctaatttaaataaaatcgaGAAGATTGATCATATGAACTTTTTATACAAGAAAATAATTTCGATGATGATGAAGAATCTTTAAACTATTAGTTCAtcagtttaaaatattttataatttattttctatatatagaaTTACAAGCATAATTCGCGTTGTTAATGTGTTATGTTACCTAAATTATTGGACTGTTATATTTCTCGTAAACAAATATGATAGCAATAATATGTTACGACCATGGCATGGTATGATTTTCACAAAATCCCAGTTCTGCTTTTCCTCACTGGTTTACtcgattttatacaatattgcTAACGACGATAATCTCTTTAACTCCCTACGATACtttgttttatttacttttaggCGATGGTTAGTCAACAAAGACCGAAACGAGACTGAAGCTACTTGTGATAGGTTGACGGTACAAAAGGCGACTGAAGGCTAAACACTTTCTCCAGTTGGTATAAACGACATGACGTGACGGACCAACAGGTGACTATAATTCGGTTCCTTACGTGTACGAAGTGcaaaatgatagaattatttctGTTTTACCTTCTCTGGGCGACTATTTGTTGTCGACTCACGCTAGATCTGTCGGTAGAAATATATTTGATTAGAACTCTTGCATTTGTTATGCATctcattaattttttattctttgtaaTTATTGATCACATGTTATTCGATTGCAGCGAATGGAAAATCCTAAATGCTAGTAATTAACAAGGTTGAAGTCATTATTGCACTTATTTATtcagatttaattttttttcaccTTATATACGAAGTGGAAAAAAGAacgaattgtatattaaatagcCAACAATTTATATTATGGTTAAGATTGTCCTTCTATGATATGCATGTTTTCTATACCATGTAATTTTTCTATGACTATCTTAACAAACTTAGGGAAACTTAATGaagaaaaatcaaattttgCAATATCTACCAGACGAATTCGTGGCAACCCCAGCCTCGGAAAGTGGGTACACAGGTGAAGAAAAAGGATCGCCACGTTTGCCAGCGAAGAAACGAGGATGGGATGTAATAGACGCGCGCGCACAGTTTCTTTCACTTCTACAAACTGGCACCACGTTCCATTCTTATGTCAGAGGGGCCTCCGAGTCAAGGCAATAGCCGTTTGTCCATCGTATCGGCTCGACCGTCCGAAGTATTTCATGTCGCGTGTCTATCTCGAAATCTTCGGCGTTTCTAGTGACTTTTCGCGCCACGCGTTTGTCATCGATTAATCAAATTAGATTAAAAAATTTGACTGGATGTGAACTCAGTTAAATGTAGGTCGTTTTATCTAAGAGGCAGTTTGTCCGCGATATTTTTTGGAACGAATTCCCAAGAATTTTGGGGGGACGTTCGATAAAGTTTTTACGAAGGTGTACGAGCCAGCAAAACATGCCACGTAGAATTTGACAGCGCATGGTCCAATCTGTTGACGCCTAACAGGTGAGTCTCTTTCATCTTTCGACTATTTGAGGACGATGACGCGTGTTCGAGTAATTTTCCGGCTCGACTGCTCGCGTGTTCGTGTTGACAGTTAAACATGACGAATATCGATATCTCGTGGCATCGATAATTTCTATTGATGCAAAAGATAAACGTAAGTATTTATCACTATGGTTCTTAATCAGAAGAAGGACTCGCACGATACGGTCAAGAACGAGTTCCAATGCCATTGCATAATGGAATACGAGATTCGATTGGTAATGTCGTTCGATTATTAGACCGCTTTATTGACGTAATG includes the following:
- the LOC117162840 gene encoding inactive hydroxysteroid dehydrogenase-like protein 1, producing the protein MLQVVFWLFFIVLVLWSFSNSASRICGALWEILVPIINSKPVDLRAKFGDWAVVTGSTDGIGKAYAKELAAKGINLVLISRTLEKLEKTKNEIMEENPTIKIEVIVADFSKGKEIFEELAKQLKDIPIGILVNNVGTQYSYPMYVGEVPEDTLWDIINVNVGATTLMTRIVIGQMQKRGKGAIVNISSGSEFQPLPLMTVYAATKIYIKSFSEALRAEYSKCGITVQHLTPFFVNTKINAFSDRLQVSSIFIPSTTTYAKNAINTLGKTNSSTGYWNHGIQKIIVLLLPVQIRIIFGMFMNKTLRNDYFKQKRSN
- the crc gene encoding bZIP transcription factor crc isoform X2 translates to MAAICYSEPFSDWLEEKIELPIFEELSVAETGQIKTTTYNEIPKAPLHHDDTQTLLQEFETVLEDVEACHQIVPSSSSTLTPPQSPPPHKPLNVDTQLLVTLQPVQPLYPNHQPIYDIAVPEEKSYVNEVPVQWHPKSVPLEDVAHDLAVVDEYVRLYTEDIPPSSPCTSSGGSYISSEDSVDDPDWILESEKKSAKQSTCASTKNRQKPYSRPSIEDKKVRKKEQNKNAATRYRQKKKQEIKDILGEERELTEYNEKLKTQVTDLQREIGYLKGLMRDLFRAKGLIK
- the crc gene encoding bZIP transcription factor crc isoform X1, producing MTSNQDQESWLWKFEPVSPSGTLSNEFEDDWFLFDDKSVDPTKEVATPAAYEDHPTRAQVATKLLEKLDEWIKEEPFSDWLEEKIELPIFEELSVAETGQIKTTTYNEIPKAPLHHDDTQTLLQEFETVLEDVEACHQIVPSSSSTLTPPQSPPPHKPLNVDTQLLVTLQPVQPLYPNHQPIYDIAVPEEKSYVNEVPVQWHPKSVPLEDVAHDLAVVDEYVRLYTEDIPPSSPCTSSGGSYISSEDSVDDPDWILESEKKSAKQSTCASTKNRQKPYSRPSIEDKKVRKKEQNKNAATRYRQKKKQEIKDILGEERELTEYNEKLKTQVTDLQREIGYLKGLMRDLFRAKGLIK